In Pseudodesulfovibrio sp. S3, the DNA window TCAACGGGGGGAACTGAAAAAGGGCACGCTCGAAGACGTGGCCTTGAAGTCGGTGCAGAAGGGCTAGAAGCCGTGCTTGCGCAAGTAGTCCATGGTGATGCCGGTTTTGGCCTCGGTCTGCTGGTCGTTCACCCAGGGGGAGACCATGCGTTCCACGTATTTCCCGATGATGTCGGTTTCCATGTTGACCTTGGTGCCGGGCGTCCAGTCGGAGATGGTGGTCATCTTCTGGGTCTCGGGGATGATGTTCACCTCAAGCCAGGTGGGGGCGCATTGGTTGACTGTCAGGCTGATGCCGTCCAGGGTTACCGACCCTTTGGGAATGACGTATTTGCCGTTGGCCGCATCAAAGGTCAGGCGGTAGATTTTCGATTGGCCCGCCGGGCGCACTTCGGCGATTTCGGCCAGGCAGTCCACATGGCCCGAGACGATGTGCCCGCCGAACCGGTCGCCCATGGCCATGGCCCGTTCCAGATTGACGGTGCTCCCTATGCGCAGGCCGCCCAGGCTGGTGACCGACAGTGTTTCTTTACTGGCGTAGCAGGTGAACCAATTGTCACCGTAGGTTTCCACGGTCAGGCAGGTGCCGTTCACGGCAATGGACTCGCCGGGTTCGATGTCAGGCAGGTCGAAGAGTGTGGAGATGCGATAGCGCGTTTCCGCGCCTCTGTTGTCGGCGGCATCGATGCGGCCCATGCCTATGACCAGTCCGGTGAACATAGATAAAACCTCGCTTTAGGCGTTGAATGACGCAGTTGTAACAGTCTGCGGGGCGGGTGTAAATCCGGGATCAGTCCAGGTAGGTGTTCAGGAGTTCCTGATAGGCCGGTCCGGCCTTGACTCTGTCCAGGGCTGACTGGAAGGTCCGGACGATGCCGGGCGGCGTGGCCCGATGAAAGGCATAGTACACGGGAGTTTCGCGCAGGATGAAGACGGTATCGAAGTCCTCCTGCGAAAACCCGTTTCGTTCTGCCATCTTGTGCCAACTCCGCTCTTCGTAGGCCACGAGGTCCAGCCTGTCGTCCATGAGTTTGTCGATGTTCTGCTGCATGTCGGCCACGGGTTCGACCCTGGCGACGTCCCGGTACCCCTGCATCAATGTGTCCGTGATATCGTCACGCAGGGTGCCGACTTTGAGACCGGCGAGATCGCACAGATTGTTCATGGCTATACCGCGCTCCTTTTTGGCGATCAGGACGAACCTGACGACTCGGATGGGGCCTGCCCAGAGGAACTCGTTTTCGCGCTCCACAGTCCTGGCCATGCAGAAAAGCATGGTGAAAGGTTCAAGCCTCAGACGCTGGTATGCCCTGGCCCAGGGCAGAGAAGTTATGGGCTGGTGGGGAATGCCGATCTGGTCCCAGGTCTGTTTGAGCAGATCCACTGCAAGACCCGTGACGGTGCCGTTTTCAGTGTAATTATACGGATAATACTCTTCGGTCAGATAAATGATGTCGGCCAGGGAGCGTTCCTGTGCAGCTGAGGACGACGCCAGACAAACCTGCCCCAGAATCAGACCGAACAGGAGGGAGAGCAGGAAAACGGTTTTCCAGCATGAGCGGATACAGGTTGCCGTGTCGGGGAAAGGGGAATCGTTATGGTAATCCATTTCGAAAAACTCTCAGGAGCGTGTTTTCGTGTAATCGGCAGTTAGTCAAGGTAATGGTTGACCATGTTCCGATAGGCCGGTTTTTGTTTGACAGAATCCAGGGCGTTTTGAAAACGGGCGATCAGCGTGTCCGGGGTTTTTGGGTTGAAGATGATATAGAGGTCTCCCTTGCTCAGAATCCAGATTCTTTTGAAGCGGTCGGCAGGGTATCCCATCTTTTTGGCCGTTGAGAAAAAAGCGTAATCGTCCATGGCCAGAACATCGATTCTACCTGAATCGAGCATCTTGACGCCGCTTTCGATGTGAGCGTTGATGACGGTGTCAAAGCCATGTTTGTCCAGCAGTGACGTCGCCGGGAAGTTCCGAATGGTGCCGATTCTGTATTTGGACAGGTCGTTGTATTCAGCGATGCGAATGTCATTCTGCTTCAGGGAAAAAAGGGAAATTCTGCCTTTGGCGATGGGGCCTACCCATTTGAAATCGGACTCTCTTTCGGTCGTTCGCAAGACGGAAAAGAGCACCGCTTCGGGTTCGGTCTGGACTTTGCTGTATGCCCGTGCCCACGGCATGACTTTGATAGGCTGTTCCGGCACTCCCATCTCTTGCCACATGAGCTTGAGCGTGTTTACGGACAAGCCCGTGAGTATGCCCTTATCCGTGTAATTGTATGGCGCATATTCCTCTGTGAAGTAGACGAACGCAACGGGGTTCTGGGATTGGTCTGCAGAACATGGAGGATCTGTAAAAAAACAGAACAAAAGGACCAGCAGAAAACATATTACCTGCATTACTCAAAACTAGCTAACTGTGTTTGAAATAGCAAGTTCAAGGTTGATAGGCCGGGATCACGTTTC includes these proteins:
- a CDS encoding riboflavin synthase, translated to MFTGLVIGMGRIDAADNRGAETRYRISTLFDLPDIEPGESIAVNGTCLTVETYGDNWFTCYASKETLSVTSLGGLRIGSTVNLERAMAMGDRFGGHIVSGHVDCLAEIAEVRPAGQSKIYRLTFDAANGKYVIPKGSVTLDGISLTVNQCAPTWLEVNIIPETQKMTTISDWTPGTKVNMETDIIGKYVERMVSPWVNDQQTEAKTGITMDYLRKHGF
- a CDS encoding transporter substrate-binding domain-containing protein gives rise to the protein MDYHNDSPFPDTATCIRSCWKTVFLLSLLFGLILGQVCLASSSAAQERSLADIIYLTEEYYPYNYTENGTVTGLAVDLLKQTWDQIGIPHQPITSLPWARAYQRLRLEPFTMLFCMARTVERENEFLWAGPIRVVRFVLIAKKERGIAMNNLCDLAGLKVGTLRDDITDTLMQGYRDVARVEPVADMQQNIDKLMDDRLDLVAYEERSWHKMAERNGFSQEDFDTVFILRETPVYYAFHRATPPGIVRTFQSALDRVKAGPAYQELLNTYLD
- a CDS encoding transporter substrate-binding domain-containing protein — its product is MQVICFLLVLLFCFFTDPPCSADQSQNPVAFVYFTEEYAPYNYTDKGILTGLSVNTLKLMWQEMGVPEQPIKVMPWARAYSKVQTEPEAVLFSVLRTTERESDFKWVGPIAKGRISLFSLKQNDIRIAEYNDLSKYRIGTIRNFPATSLLDKHGFDTVINAHIESGVKMLDSGRIDVLAMDDYAFFSTAKKMGYPADRFKRIWILSKGDLYIIFNPKTPDTLIARFQNALDSVKQKPAYRNMVNHYLD